A section of the Teredinibacter franksiae genome encodes:
- a CDS encoding outer membrane protein, whose amino-acid sequence MHKRFYKPALMCIALAIFWSSSTQARRVGSGEAIFILPYVQSQTIDFEGGAKADINSDPGIGFGFAYNYSSKLAGRVDFLWNNVSYDATRIIDDADKTEEIVSGRLDTFNLLLGGEYYFLENELSPFVAAGIGWNYIDTNIPSGPPSNVCWWDPFWGYICSGYRPTYGSNEFSYNFGLGLRVPVGRSNFLKVGYYTSYSDLNNSTSSTSIDTFRFEFGFSY is encoded by the coding sequence ATGCATAAACGTTTTTATAAACCCGCCCTAATGTGCATCGCATTAGCCATTTTTTGGAGCTCTAGCACACAAGCTAGGCGTGTAGGTTCTGGTGAGGCCATTTTTATATTGCCCTATGTCCAGAGTCAAACCATCGATTTTGAAGGTGGCGCCAAGGCTGACATCAATTCAGACCCAGGTATAGGTTTCGGTTTTGCTTACAACTACAGCTCAAAACTTGCCGGCAGAGTTGATTTTCTTTGGAACAATGTAAGTTACGATGCCACCAGAATTATTGACGATGCTGACAAAACAGAAGAAATTGTATCGGGCAGGCTAGACACCTTTAACCTTTTACTGGGTGGGGAATATTACTTCCTCGAAAACGAATTATCTCCGTTCGTTGCAGCGGGCATTGGCTGGAATTATATCGATACGAATATTCCATCTGGCCCACCATCGAATGTCTGCTGGTGGGACCCGTTCTGGGGGTATATTTGTAGCGGATATCGACCAACCTACGGCTCAAATGAATTTTCGTACAACTTTGGCCTTGGGCTGCGGGTGCCGGTAGGACGATCAAATTTCCTAAAAGTAGGCTACTACACGAGCTATTCGGATCTAAACAACTCAACCTCTTCTACTTCAATCGATACGTTTCGATTCGAATTTGGATTCAGCTACTAA